A genomic segment from Pediococcus acidilactici encodes:
- a CDS encoding YibE/F family protein, whose protein sequence is MRWKSQIGLILVVILAGLFVVGMVQHDDAIYRTPLGRIERVTNLKKVSQTDNFNNHDYRAKQRLQIKILNGKHRGQTVSVKNEYSGSQATDLKYRVGQTVLLHFNGNGRRVKGATILDLKRDVAITVLVVIAVGLLILMRRTGIHAIVSVLLNMVLFFIAVEIDVQESGYAVLAIFSVVAVLFSGITLTLVLGWNKKMLVSLLTTLAGTFSAMLIGGLVFSLTGNGGLHFETMEYVTQNPEPLFLAETVLGSLGAVMDESTDIIVSLAKLRKENPQISMKQLWISGRNIGKTIMGPLLNVLFMIFMADTFSMMVLYLRNGNSWQYAFEMNMQLGFVQSLISGIGIVLTVPIASWLTGVFFKTKGVPTNG, encoded by the coding sequence ATGCGGTGGAAATCTCAAATTGGATTAATACTAGTGGTTATATTAGCCGGCCTTTTCGTAGTTGGGATGGTACAGCATGACGACGCGATTTACCGGACTCCGTTAGGCCGAATTGAACGGGTTACTAATTTAAAAAAGGTCTCGCAAACCGACAACTTTAATAATCATGATTACCGTGCTAAGCAACGCCTCCAGATTAAAATTTTAAACGGGAAACACCGGGGGCAAACGGTGTCGGTAAAGAACGAGTACAGTGGTTCGCAAGCGACCGATTTAAAATACCGCGTAGGCCAGACGGTGCTATTGCACTTTAACGGAAACGGACGCCGGGTGAAGGGTGCAACGATATTAGACTTGAAGCGGGACGTCGCCATCACGGTGTTAGTAGTGATTGCGGTCGGGCTACTGATTTTAATGCGGCGAACCGGAATTCACGCAATTGTCAGTGTGTTATTAAACATGGTGCTCTTTTTTATTGCCGTGGAAATTGATGTGCAAGAATCTGGATATGCAGTATTGGCAATTTTTAGCGTGGTCGCGGTGTTGTTTAGCGGCATCACCCTTACCTTAGTGTTAGGGTGGAACAAAAAAATGTTGGTTAGTCTATTAACAACTTTGGCGGGAACTTTCAGCGCAATGTTGATTGGTGGACTTGTATTTAGTTTGACGGGGAACGGTGGACTTCATTTTGAAACCATGGAGTACGTGACCCAAAATCCCGAACCACTCTTTTTAGCAGAAACGGTGCTGGGATCGCTGGGTGCCGTAATGGATGAGTCTACCGATATCATCGTTAGTTTGGCAAAACTGCGAAAAGAAAATCCACAGATTTCAATGAAACAACTGTGGATTTCGGGACGCAACATTGGGAAAACCATTATGGGCCCCCTCCTGAACGTATTGTTCATGATTTTTATGGCCGACACCTTTTCTATGATGGTACTTTATTTGCGCAACGGGAACAGTTGGCAGTACGCCTTCGAGATGAACATGCAGTTAGGCTTTGTGCAAAGCTTAATCAGTGGGATTGGAATCGTACTGACGGTGCCAATTGCGAGTTGGCTAACGGGCGTCTTTTTTAAAACTAAGGGGGTGCCGACTAATGGTTAG
- a CDS encoding YibE/F family protein, which translates to MVSATLILMIILAILMVIVGGATGLRAFLSIILNFAVLFVNIALISWGFPALTVTIISSLIILAITIFMGSDDDQITQNAFYSSVLVLLVLIGLILVIHPHLMIQGFGNENNEDLEGMSLLIGIKFSDVITSTMIISSLGAVAEASIAVSTGIQELIETTPDLDLTKLFSHGYEIGKEIIGTALNTLFFGFFGSFLGLFIWYVKLNYRFSEFFNNKIFAAEFSMILIGFIGVISTVPLTAWVTQLRVRRNPDKT; encoded by the coding sequence ATGGTTAGTGCAACGTTAATTTTAATGATCATCTTGGCAATCTTAATGGTTATCGTTGGCGGAGCAACCGGATTGCGCGCCTTTTTAAGCATTATTTTAAATTTTGCGGTACTGTTCGTAAACATTGCCTTAATTTCATGGGGCTTTCCGGCGTTGACGGTGACCATTATCAGCAGTCTAATAATTTTAGCAATTACAATTTTCATGGGGAGCGACGACGATCAGATTACGCAAAACGCATTTTATAGTTCAGTATTAGTTTTGTTGGTTTTGATTGGGTTAATTTTAGTTATTCACCCCCACTTAATGATTCAGGGATTTGGTAACGAAAACAACGAAGACCTTGAAGGAATGTCGTTATTAATTGGCATTAAGTTTAGTGACGTAATTACTTCAACAATGATTATTAGTTCATTAGGGGCAGTTGCGGAAGCTTCGATTGCCGTATCGACGGGAATTCAAGAACTAATTGAAACTACGCCAGATTTAGATTTGACCAAACTTTTTAGCCACGGTTACGAAATTGGAAAAGAAATTATTGGGACCGCCTTGAATACTTTGTTTTTCGGTTTCTTTGGTAGCTTTTTAGGCTTATTTATCTGGTACGTCAAGTTAAATTACCGCTTTAGCGAATTTTTTAATAACAAAATTTTTGCGGCAGAATTTTCGATGATTTTGATTGGTTTCATCGGAGTAATTAGTACGGTGCCGTTGACGGCGTGGGTAACGCAATTAAGAGTGCGGAGAAACCCGGATAAGACTTGA
- a CDS encoding magnesium transporter CorA family protein: MLKVSKTVNDFSLIQVSNPSTLELQTLVKTYHATSETLSYAIDPNERARAEIDEENNSFLIIFHALSSQFNAGIQTEPAAFLFLPKALVIFTHDSTHYVNKIMDRNLKALLRKTLNKPVQLNSSLMVNAVFNTIYELTMRFNDAVSRINYDRQAIQDKFKTRLNHSGIQSMLQLETSLIYLLTSLKSNTSLLNSMMRLPNLNLTKAQRNRLEEIIIESEQSQEMAQLSSDIIEQVSKSYSDILDNNLNNTMKFLTILSIVLAVPNIVFGFFGQNVKLPLADQDWSWLVTLEISSLLILIVYLIVNWSNFFKK, from the coding sequence ATGTTAAAAGTAAGCAAAACCGTGAATGATTTTTCGCTGATCCAAGTCTCGAATCCGAGCACTTTGGAATTACAGACCTTAGTAAAAACTTACCACGCCACTTCCGAAACGCTAAGTTACGCGATTGACCCTAACGAACGTGCCCGTGCGGAAATTGACGAAGAAAATAACAGTTTTTTGATTATTTTCCACGCTTTAAGTTCCCAGTTTAACGCCGGAATTCAGACCGAACCGGCGGCTTTTCTATTTCTGCCAAAGGCGCTGGTAATTTTTACTCACGATTCTACCCACTACGTTAATAAAATTATGGATCGTAATTTAAAAGCTTTACTTCGAAAAACGCTCAATAAGCCCGTGCAGCTGAACAGCTCCCTAATGGTGAATGCCGTTTTCAACACGATTTATGAACTCACCATGCGGTTTAACGACGCGGTCTCCCGAATTAATTACGATCGCCAAGCAATCCAAGATAAATTTAAAACCCGCCTAAACCATAGTGGCATTCAAAGCATGTTGCAATTAGAAACTAGTTTAATCTACCTATTGACTTCTTTAAAGTCCAACACGTCGTTGCTTAATAGCATGATGCGTCTCCCCAACCTCAACTTGACTAAGGCCCAACGCAATCGGTTGGAGGAAATCATTATTGAATCTGAGCAAAGTCAAGAAATGGCCCAGCTATCTTCAGACATTATCGAACAAGTTTCTAAATCCTATTCGGATATTTTAGACAATAACTTGAATAATACCATGAAATTCTTAACAATTCTCTCGATTGTTTTAGCGGTTCCTAACATTGTCTTTGGCTTCTTTGGGCAAAACGTTAAATTACCGCTAGCGGATCAGGATTGGAGTTGGCTCGTCACCTTAGAAATTTCTTCCTTATTAATTCTAATTGTTTATCTAATCGTTAACTGGAGTAACTTCTTCAAAAAATAA
- a CDS encoding TerC family protein: MNILTNLYGPFFDLNNWKTVLESSSDWLVILSLVMIECLLSVDNAVVLATQTQVLGDKVEREKSLFYGLWGAYLFRFLVIGIGTYLIHLWEIKIIGALYLAYLVFRYFDKRKRGRRTRKLVKPQGRISLFWRVVIQIEFMDIVFSIDSVLASLAISSNPVIVLLGGLIGILAMRGIAEVIMKLMHRIPELETMAYVLIGIIALKLFLSIPAIDIEINSGIFAGIVMLAFLITIAIHYLKKSARK; encoded by the coding sequence TTGAACATTTTAACAAATTTATACGGTCCCTTCTTCGACCTCAACAATTGGAAGACGGTACTAGAGTCCAGTTCCGACTGGCTGGTTATTTTATCACTGGTAATGATTGAATGTTTATTATCGGTGGATAATGCCGTAGTCCTTGCGACCCAGACTCAAGTACTGGGAGATAAGGTGGAAAGGGAGAAATCATTATTTTACGGTTTGTGGGGCGCGTACCTATTCCGATTCTTAGTCATTGGAATTGGAACGTACCTCATTCACCTATGGGAAATAAAAATCATCGGGGCACTTTACCTTGCTTACCTAGTATTCCGATATTTCGACAAGCGCAAACGGGGGCGTCGAACCCGCAAATTAGTGAAACCACAAGGTAGAATTTCACTTTTTTGGCGGGTGGTAATCCAAATTGAATTTATGGACATCGTCTTTTCAATTGATTCGGTACTGGCTTCGTTGGCGATTTCTTCTAATCCAGTCATTGTGTTGCTGGGTGGATTAATTGGAATCTTAGCGATGCGGGGAATTGCCGAAGTGATCATGAAATTAATGCACCGGATTCCGGAGCTAGAGACAATGGCCTACGTGCTGATTGGAATTATTGCCTTGAAGCTTTTCTTGTCGATTCCCGCAATTGACATTGAAATTAACTCGGGAATTTTTGCCGGAATCGTAATGCTTGCATTCTTGATTACGATTGCGATTCACTACCTCAAAAAAAGCGCACGCAAATAA
- the trxA gene encoding thioredoxin, whose protein sequence is MAATVTSENLAEVTKDGLTIVDFWAPWCGPCKMMEPILENLEQSYGDQVHFGKLNVDHNQELAQSFKVMSIPSLVLFKDGKAIEKVTGVYPEAKLAKYIEKKINENESK, encoded by the coding sequence ATGGCAGCTACGGTAACAAGTGAAAATTTAGCTGAAGTAACTAAAGATGGACTAACCATTGTTGACTTCTGGGCCCCTTGGTGTGGTCCCTGCAAGATGATGGAACCTATTTTAGAAAATCTGGAGCAAAGTTACGGGGACCAAGTTCATTTTGGCAAGCTTAACGTTGACCACAACCAAGAACTGGCCCAATCGTTTAAAGTAATGAGTATTCCTTCATTAGTTTTATTTAAGGATGGCAAGGCAATCGAAAAGGTTACTGGCGTTTATCCCGAAGCAAAACTAGCGAAATATATAGAGAAGAAGATTAATGAAAATGAATCAAAGTAA
- a CDS encoding DegV family protein: MNQSKTAIVIDSSANLDPAIARKYNITVVNQPIMFGKHVYHENVDIDADEFYRMLKLEKYHPTTSQIPIKEMQKVFAKLAAQGYTAALCIGLSGGLSGFINSLSASVPVIKELQVYPYDSGSILAGQSNAAILAANLLESGVDIHEVLRQLRKYRSQTEVYLAVNNVKELQISGNIASRTSLVSSFFGMRPILTINRQGRLEMVGKERKIKNAMEAISEIFAQQVVDYRHLTVTVVDADDADRSMQWQSELKVQYPGLHVDSCTIGPYVGTYTGSKAIGLIWSPKL; the protein is encoded by the coding sequence ATGAATCAAAGTAAAACGGCAATTGTGATCGATAGTTCGGCTAACCTTGATCCTGCGATAGCGCGGAAGTATAACATTACGGTAGTTAATCAACCAATTATGTTTGGAAAGCACGTCTATCACGAAAACGTTGATATTGATGCGGATGAATTTTACCGCATGTTGAAATTAGAAAAGTACCATCCCACCACTTCGCAGATTCCGATTAAGGAAATGCAAAAGGTTTTTGCAAAACTTGCTGCACAAGGCTATACGGCGGCTCTGTGCATTGGATTGTCAGGCGGCTTGAGTGGCTTCATCAACAGCCTTTCCGCTTCTGTGCCGGTAATTAAAGAATTGCAAGTTTATCCTTATGATTCGGGCTCAATTTTAGCTGGACAAAGTAACGCAGCTATTTTGGCGGCTAACCTGTTAGAAAGCGGTGTGGACATCCACGAAGTTTTGCGGCAGTTGCGCAAGTACCGTAGTCAAACGGAGGTTTATTTGGCGGTCAACAACGTTAAAGAGCTTCAAATTTCTGGGAACATTGCCAGTCGGACGTCGTTGGTAAGCTCATTTTTTGGTATGCGCCCAATTTTAACGATTAATCGGCAAGGTCGCTTGGAGATGGTCGGTAAAGAGCGCAAGATAAAGAATGCCATGGAAGCAATTAGTGAAATTTTCGCTCAACAAGTGGTTGACTACCGCCATTTGACGGTTACGGTAGTTGATGCTGACGACGCGGATCGCAGTATGCAGTGGCAAAGTGAGTTGAAAGTCCAGTACCCAGGATTGCACGTGGACTCCTGCACAATTGGCCCTTACGTGGGGACCTATACGGGAAGCAAGGCAATTGGGTTAATTTGGTCGCCAAAGTTGTGA
- the map gene encoding type I methionyl aminopeptidase, translating into MITLKSEREIEGMRKAGAVLAGMHIGLRDVIKPGISSWDIEKFALRYLDEHGAVPEEKGFEGYEYATCVSVNNEVCHGFPRKDLILKEGDLVKVDTVVSVDGYMADSCWAFAVGEVSDEVKKLMEVTKKALYLGIDQAVEGNRIGDIGHAIQTYVEDEMGYGDVREFVGHGIQPTMHEDPMVPGYGEAGHGPRLRNGMTITIEPMVNTGSWQCDTSAPDGWTVTTMDGSLSCQYEHTLVVTPDGPKILTSQDPVGDAKYL; encoded by the coding sequence ATGATTACATTGAAATCAGAACGTGAAATTGAAGGAATGCGGAAAGCAGGCGCAGTTTTAGCGGGGATGCATATTGGACTTCGCGATGTAATTAAGCCAGGAATTTCTAGCTGGGACATCGAAAAATTCGCGCTTCGCTATTTAGACGAACACGGCGCAGTTCCGGAAGAAAAGGGCTTTGAAGGTTACGAATACGCAACTTGCGTGAGTGTTAACAACGAAGTATGTCACGGTTTTCCGCGCAAAGATTTAATTTTAAAGGAAGGCGACTTAGTTAAAGTCGATACCGTAGTCAGCGTAGACGGCTATATGGCAGATTCCTGCTGGGCATTTGCGGTTGGCGAAGTTAGTGACGAAGTTAAGAAATTAATGGAAGTTACCAAGAAAGCTTTGTACCTTGGAATTGATCAAGCCGTTGAAGGAAACCGAATCGGTGATATTGGCCACGCAATTCAAACTTACGTGGAAGATGAAATGGGATACGGTGATGTTCGTGAATTTGTTGGTCATGGTATTCAACCAACGATGCACGAAGATCCAATGGTACCGGGCTATGGCGAAGCTGGTCACGGTCCACGGCTCCGGAACGGAATGACCATTACTATTGAACCAATGGTAAATACCGGAAGTTGGCAATGTGATACGTCTGCTCCAGACGGTTGGACGGTTACTACCATGGACGGCAGTTTGTCTTGCCAATACGAACATACTTTAGTGGTTACGCCAGATGGCCCTAAGATTTTAACTTCACAGGATCCAGTGGGGGACGCTAAGTACCTTTAA
- a CDS encoding VOC family protein → MNIREIDHITLTVADVARSERFYHEVFDMPILTDAPFPGVRAGKQRIYFTTKDAQPAIAPAQPTSGSIALSLVAKNPMDEIVNHLKSYFVEIIDEPKQRQGTHGKVQSLLIKDPDGNVVEVANY, encoded by the coding sequence ATGAATATTCGAGAAATTGATCATATTACCCTAACCGTGGCAGACGTTGCTCGCAGTGAACGTTTTTACCACGAGGTCTTTGATATGCCAATCCTAACCGACGCTCCATTCCCGGGAGTACGTGCGGGGAAGCAGCGAATCTATTTTACAACTAAGGACGCACAACCGGCAATTGCTCCGGCACAACCAACTTCCGGAAGTATTGCACTGTCACTGGTTGCCAAAAATCCGATGGACGAAATTGTCAACCATTTAAAGAGCTACTTTGTGGAAATCATCGATGAACCAAAGCAACGCCAAGGAACTCACGGAAAGGTCCAATCGCTATTGATAAAGGACCCGGACGGAAATGTGGTGGAAGTGGCGAATTATTAA
- a CDS encoding ATP-binding cassette domain-containing protein, translating to MSLLSVEHLSHGFADKELYEDASFELNKEDHMGIVGQNGAGKSTLIKILTGETLPDKGRIVWQNKVTYGYLDQYADIPQNDTLYEFLTTAYADLFKQRDLMEKYYAEYAENLDDKLLEKAGRIQENLDANNFYEIDTEINRVMTGLGLDDIGKDHIVSEMSGGQRSKIILAKLLLQDPDVLILDEPTNYLDTAHINWLADYLNGFEGAFMVVSHDYEFLQKVTNCICDVSFNKITKYRGDFQSAMRQKEARQEAQLKAYEKQQVVIEKAENFIRKNKAGQRSTMAKSREKMLNRMEKIDPPSENLKGHFDFPYLDTGSQNAVAVNKLAVGYGKKQLLEPVTFSMVAGEKVAFSGFNGAGKSTLIKSILGLIPALGGEAHFSPSAKVNYFSQELVWDNPDLTPLQTIQEKYPTMLPKTIRTKLAKCGINAADTQKPMHQLSGGEQTKVKLALMELIESNFLIMDEPTNHLDDETKQALSEALQRFKGNLIVVSHESSFYNGWIDKVINVEKLRLDR from the coding sequence ATGAGTTTGCTATCAGTTGAACATCTGAGCCACGGTTTTGCGGACAAAGAACTGTATGAAGATGCAAGTTTCGAACTGAATAAAGAAGATCACATGGGAATTGTCGGGCAAAATGGTGCCGGTAAAAGTACGCTAATTAAAATTTTGACTGGCGAAACTTTACCAGATAAAGGCCGGATTGTTTGGCAAAATAAGGTCACTTACGGATATTTAGACCAGTATGCGGATATTCCGCAAAATGATACGTTGTATGAGTTCTTAACCACTGCGTACGCAGATTTGTTTAAGCAACGTGATTTAATGGAAAAATACTACGCCGAATATGCCGAAAATTTGGATGACAAATTGTTGGAAAAGGCGGGCCGAATCCAAGAAAATTTGGATGCCAACAATTTTTACGAAATCGATACCGAAATTAACCGGGTAATGACCGGTTTAGGACTTGATGACATTGGTAAAGATCACATTGTCAGTGAAATGAGTGGGGGCCAACGTTCCAAAATTATTTTGGCAAAGCTCCTACTGCAAGATCCCGACGTATTGATTTTAGACGAACCGACCAACTATTTGGATACTGCGCACATTAATTGGCTGGCAGACTACCTTAACGGCTTCGAGGGAGCTTTCATGGTGGTTTCTCACGATTATGAATTTCTGCAAAAGGTAACCAATTGTATTTGCGACGTTTCGTTTAACAAAATTACTAAGTACCGGGGCGATTTCCAATCCGCAATGCGGCAAAAGGAAGCGCGGCAAGAAGCACAACTAAAGGCTTACGAAAAGCAACAGGTGGTCATTGAAAAGGCCGAAAACTTTATCCGCAAGAATAAGGCTGGCCAACGCTCGACAATGGCGAAATCCCGGGAAAAGATGCTTAATCGGATGGAAAAGATCGATCCGCCTAGTGAAAACTTGAAGGGGCATTTCGATTTTCCATACCTAGATACGGGCTCGCAAAATGCCGTGGCGGTTAATAAGTTAGCCGTTGGTTATGGTAAAAAGCAACTTTTGGAACCAGTGACTTTCTCCATGGTGGCGGGTGAAAAAGTGGCCTTCTCTGGGTTTAACGGAGCCGGAAAGTCGACGTTAATTAAGAGTATCTTAGGTTTGATTCCGGCTTTAGGTGGGGAAGCTCATTTTTCACCATCAGCTAAGGTAAATTACTTTAGCCAAGAATTAGTTTGGGATAACCCTGACTTAACGCCATTACAAACGATTCAAGAAAAATATCCGACCATGTTACCAAAAACAATTCGGACTAAGTTAGCTAAGTGTGGAATCAACGCAGCGGATACCCAAAAGCCCATGCACCAACTAAGTGGTGGTGAGCAAACTAAGGTTAAGCTAGCTTTGATGGAATTAATTGAATCCAACTTCTTGATCATGGACGAACCGACCAACCACCTTGATGATGAAACCAAGCAAGCCCTAAGCGAAGCTTTGCAACGCTTTAAAGGAAATTTAATCGTGGTGTCTCATGAAAGTAGTTTTTATAACGGTTGGATTGATAAAGTGATCAACGTGGAAAAATTACGTTTGGATCGCTAA
- a CDS encoding aldo/keto reductase: MNKLTDTYTLNNGVKIPVIGFGTWQSKDGEEAYQAVKAALDTGYRHIDTAAAYGNEESVGKAIKDSGVAREDLFVTSKLWNEDHGYEATKKALDLSLQKLGLDYLDLYLIHWPNPVKFRDEWQQKNAESWRAMEEALEAGKVRAIGVSNFRPHHLDELLKTAKVTPAVNQIFLNPSDTEDEVVAYNKEHGILSEAYSPLGTGKIFSIPELKEIAEKYHKSVAQVVIRWSLQHGFLPLPKSVHADRIQQNTEVFDFELSADDMKTIDGFHGQAGAPTDPDTATF; the protein is encoded by the coding sequence ATGAATAAACTCACCGATACCTATACTTTAAATAACGGGGTTAAAATTCCCGTAATTGGTTTTGGAACTTGGCAATCTAAAGATGGTGAAGAAGCATACCAAGCAGTTAAAGCTGCTTTAGATACTGGTTACCGTCATATCGATACTGCTGCAGCCTATGGCAACGAAGAAAGCGTGGGAAAAGCCATTAAAGACAGTGGCGTTGCCCGCGAAGACCTCTTTGTCACCTCTAAGCTATGGAACGAAGACCACGGTTACGAAGCAACGAAAAAAGCCCTTGATTTAAGTTTGCAAAAGCTTGGTCTAGACTACCTTGACCTGTACTTAATTCACTGGCCTAACCCCGTTAAATTCCGTGATGAATGGCAACAAAAGAACGCTGAATCGTGGCGTGCAATGGAAGAAGCTCTAGAAGCTGGCAAAGTTCGGGCAATTGGAGTTTCAAACTTCCGGCCCCATCACTTGGATGAGTTATTGAAAACTGCTAAGGTAACTCCCGCAGTTAACCAGATTTTCCTCAACCCTAGCGACACCGAAGACGAAGTGGTTGCTTATAACAAAGAACACGGCATCCTTTCCGAAGCTTACAGCCCACTAGGAACTGGTAAAATCTTCAGCATTCCCGAACTTAAGGAAATTGCTGAAAAGTACCACAAGTCGGTGGCCCAAGTAGTTATTCGTTGGTCATTGCAACACGGCTTCTTGCCATTACCAAAGTCTGTCCACGCGGATCGTATTCAACAAAATACCGAAGTATTCGACTTCGAACTATCTGCTGACGACATGAAAACCATCGATGGCTTCCATGGTCAAGCAGGTGCCCCAACCGACCCCGATACAGCAACGTTCTAG
- a CDS encoding proline-specific peptidase family protein has product MKQGTTILTLDNGYHLWSHTDGTNDSIHLLALHGGPGGNHEYWENFHDELLKQGLDVQVHYYDQLGSWYSDQPDYSDPEIAEKYLSYDYFLDEVEEVRQKLGIDHFYLIGQSWGGALTMMYALKYGEHLKGAIISSMVDNIDEYLEHQDAIRDEALAPEDAQFMRDCEKSGDWDNERYQKLVDVLNAGYVDRKQPVAIRHLVPTMATPVYNAFQGDNEFVVTGKLKEWDVRDQIHNIKVPTLLTFGEHETMPLKSAQRMAEVIPNAKLVTTPDGGHHHMIDNAPVYFKHLADYLREVEAGTFNK; this is encoded by the coding sequence TTGAAACAAGGTACAACAATTTTAACACTAGATAACGGATATCACTTATGGTCACATACGGATGGTACTAACGACTCCATCCACCTCTTGGCCCTTCATGGTGGTCCCGGTGGTAACCACGAATATTGGGAAAACTTCCACGACGAACTTTTAAAACAAGGTTTGGACGTTCAAGTTCACTATTATGACCAACTGGGTTCGTGGTATTCTGACCAACCCGACTACTCCGACCCTGAAATTGCTGAAAAATACCTCAGCTACGACTACTTCCTCGATGAAGTGGAAGAAGTTCGCCAAAAACTTGGCATTGACCATTTCTACTTGATCGGTCAGTCTTGGGGTGGCGCATTGACCATGATGTACGCATTGAAGTACGGTGAACACTTAAAGGGTGCCATCATCTCTTCCATGGTTGATAATATCGATGAATACCTTGAACATCAAGACGCAATTCGGGACGAAGCTCTTGCTCCTGAAGATGCTCAATTCATGCGTGACTGCGAAAAGTCCGGAGACTGGGATAACGAACGTTACCAAAAACTAGTTGACGTGCTTAATGCTGGTTACGTAGATCGTAAACAACCAGTGGCAATTCGTCACTTGGTTCCAACCATGGCAACTCCCGTTTACAACGCTTTCCAAGGCGACAATGAATTCGTTGTTACTGGTAAGTTGAAGGAATGGGACGTTCGCGACCAAATTCATAACATCAAGGTACCAACCTTGTTAACTTTTGGTGAACATGAAACAATGCCATTGAAGTCGGCACAACGGATGGCTGAAGTAATCCCTAACGCTAAGTTAGTTACTACTCCGGACGGCGGTCATCATCACATGATCGATAACGCTCCCGTTTACTTCAAGCACCTTGCCGACTACCTTCGCGAAGTAGAAGCAGGTACTTTTAATAAATAG
- a CDS encoding biotin--[acetyl-CoA-carboxylase] ligase — translation MQINVARLQNEFPDEKIEYFDQVGSTNDVAFARVQENPGVAGMVIANQQTAGRGTNQRQFYSPTTGIYCSIYLPLGTKDVLHPGRVTANVGVIVAEAVHRVFGQPLGIKWVNDLYLHNQKVGGILCEAVSSDDNQLIGLVIGMGLNILTTTFPQAMLRTGGPIATQANPEQATDLLIAINQAIQKKRQTLASDAIDAKYLELSILQNQWVIIAQPEGQLTGKVTGITPENELVINDGHQVRTVTNGRILRWQAAPLSGFD, via the coding sequence ATGCAAATTAATGTCGCACGACTACAAAATGAATTTCCAGATGAAAAAATTGAATATTTTGACCAAGTCGGCTCTACCAATGACGTAGCTTTTGCGCGGGTGCAAGAAAACCCTGGAGTGGCGGGAATGGTGATTGCTAACCAACAAACCGCCGGGCGGGGAACTAACCAACGCCAATTTTATTCACCAACGACGGGAATTTACTGTTCGATTTACCTCCCCTTAGGTACCAAGGATGTTTTACATCCCGGGCGCGTAACGGCAAACGTGGGCGTAATCGTTGCCGAAGCGGTGCACCGAGTTTTTGGGCAACCCCTCGGTATTAAATGGGTTAATGATTTATATTTACATAACCAAAAGGTGGGCGGCATCCTATGCGAAGCCGTATCCAGTGACGATAACCAACTAATTGGGTTGGTGATTGGGATGGGGCTAAATATCTTAACAACGACCTTTCCCCAAGCGATGTTACGAACGGGAGGGCCGATTGCTACCCAAGCTAATCCCGAACAAGCAACCGACCTATTAATTGCAATTAACCAAGCTATCCAAAAAAAGCGCCAGACACTCGCGTCTGACGCAATTGATGCAAAGTATTTAGAGCTGTCGATTTTACAAAATCAATGGGTGATCATTGCCCAACCTGAAGGCCAGCTTACTGGAAAAGTAACGGGGATCACACCCGAAAACGAACTGGTAATTAACGATGGTCATCAAGTGCGGACCGTTACGAACGGTCGGATATTACGTTGGCAAGCCGCACCTTTAAGTGGCTTTGATTAA